In a genomic window of Thermogemmatispora onikobensis:
- a CDS encoding AIM24 family protein gives MICPRCQSQVADGVRFCGTCGMPLQPAGRTPVPPASSVPPADPYSAPQGGYVPPNQYEEYSSSPFGNAVPRSELHNPRGPLQVADMTISIEGELVPVVDIMLGNQMPIYFEHHILLWKHPGVQIGFKSLKGAARRFFAGLQIFLTEAYGPGNIAFSRDSVGQIVALRLQPGQTVEVREHQFLVATGNIEYDFTFVQGIANILFSRTGFFIDRFTAIGSEGIVLLHGYGNVFEKMLAPGEALDIEPGAWLWKDPSVQMTVTTVAGSQRGGGILGAIGGFVAGASITLNRFIGPGRVGIQSMTYHPPENEGAPQAGGTSNFGGLGSLFS, from the coding sequence ATGATTTGTCCCCGTTGTCAAAGTCAAGTCGCCGATGGGGTCCGTTTCTGTGGTACCTGTGGGATGCCGCTGCAGCCGGCGGGGAGAACACCCGTGCCGCCCGCGTCTTCGGTACCGCCGGCTGATCCCTACAGCGCTCCTCAAGGGGGATATGTGCCCCCCAACCAGTACGAGGAGTATAGCAGCAGTCCCTTTGGAAATGCTGTGCCTCGGTCCGAGTTGCACAATCCGCGTGGCCCTCTGCAGGTAGCTGACATGACCATTTCCATCGAGGGCGAGCTGGTTCCGGTTGTCGACATCATGCTCGGCAACCAGATGCCCATCTACTTCGAACACCATATTCTGCTCTGGAAGCATCCTGGTGTGCAAATTGGCTTTAAGTCTCTCAAAGGGGCGGCCCGTCGCTTCTTTGCTGGACTACAGATTTTCCTGACCGAGGCTTACGGACCGGGCAATATTGCTTTCTCACGGGACTCGGTGGGTCAGATTGTGGCGCTCCGCCTCCAGCCTGGTCAGACTGTTGAGGTGCGTGAGCATCAGTTTCTGGTAGCTACCGGCAATATTGAGTACGACTTTACCTTTGTTCAGGGAATCGCCAATATTCTGTTTAGCCGCACAGGTTTCTTTATCGACCGCTTTACCGCTATTGGCAGCGAAGGCATCGTCTTGCTGCATGGGTATGGCAATGTCTTTGAGAAGATGCTTGCGCCGGGCGAGGCGCTGGACATCGAGCCGGGGGCCTGGCTCTGGAAAGATCCCTCGGTCCAAATGACCGTGACGACCGTGGCCGGCTCGCAGCGCGGTGGTGGCATTCTGGGCGCCATCGGTGGTTTTGTGGCAGGTGCCTCGATCACGCTGAATCGCTTCATTGGACCGGGCCGGGTGGGTATCCAGTCCATGACGTACCATCCGCCAGAGAATGAGGGCGCTCCCCAGGCCGGAGGCACCAGCAACTTTGGCGGTCTGGGCAGCCTCTTCAGCTGA
- a CDS encoding MEDS domain-containing protein → MDLSVEGKSERIPPGSHICQLYSKVSEIPGVTARLLRVGLTASEKCLFAAAPAQVQELREELAKLNVDVNATLASGQLVLHEERESFLAHGSRFDPYFLLSSHQTFIAQALREGWKAVRISIDMSWLTSDVATPEQILKYEAASDAVFTFQNAPIIALMHYDHSKLMPGLVAELLKLHPISVVGKYIKRNPYYLNSEQYMLKVLRMSRDKDQGRASS, encoded by the coding sequence ATGGATCTTAGTGTCGAGGGCAAATCTGAGCGCATTCCTCCTGGCTCCCACATTTGCCAGCTTTACAGCAAAGTGTCAGAGATTCCAGGCGTGACGGCGCGCCTCCTCCGAGTCGGTCTGACAGCCTCGGAAAAGTGCCTCTTTGCCGCCGCTCCCGCCCAGGTTCAGGAGCTGCGAGAGGAATTAGCCAAGCTAAACGTCGACGTCAATGCCACACTCGCCAGCGGACAGCTGGTCTTGCACGAGGAGCGGGAGAGCTTCCTTGCTCATGGCTCCCGCTTTGATCCCTATTTCCTGCTCTCCTCCCATCAGACGTTCATCGCCCAGGCGCTGCGCGAAGGCTGGAAGGCCGTGCGCATCTCCATCGACATGAGCTGGCTCACCAGCGACGTGGCGACTCCGGAGCAGATCCTCAAGTATGAAGCGGCCTCTGATGCCGTTTTCACTTTCCAGAATGCGCCCATCATCGCCCTGATGCACTATGACCATAGCAAGCTGATGCCCGGCCTGGTGGCTGAGTTGCTCAAGCTGCATCCTATCTCCGTGGTCGGGAAATATATCAAACGCAACCCTTACTACCTGAACTCGGAGCAGTACATGCTCAAGGTACTGCGGATGAGTCGCGACAAAGACCAGGGACGAGCAAGCTCTTAG
- a CDS encoding NUDIX hydrolase: MRWHREETARGWDRYQHYRTLRAYSAGGVVFRLVPASAPLAQRQQQLQWQQQHYARQRSFQGKAVRNFRGLIGSEGMSIEVALVGRSHPGIWVLPKGTPHAGETIEQVALREVQEETGLQVRLIAYIGTISYRFVRDHIRYHKQVRHFLLEAIGGDITLHDQEYDRVGWFSLGEACRLLTYQNEVNILYQAEAILQRWLQQRHRQEGSC; encoded by the coding sequence TTGCGATGGCATAGAGAGGAAACAGCTCGGGGCTGGGACCGCTATCAGCACTATCGTACGCTGCGCGCGTACTCAGCCGGCGGCGTCGTCTTCCGCCTGGTTCCTGCCTCAGCCCCGCTAGCTCAAAGGCAGCAGCAGTTACAGTGGCAACAACAGCACTACGCCAGACAGCGATCCTTTCAGGGGAAAGCGGTACGCAATTTCAGGGGGCTGATTGGCAGCGAAGGGATGAGCATCGAGGTGGCTCTGGTCGGTCGGAGCCACCCGGGGATCTGGGTGCTGCCGAAGGGGACGCCGCATGCCGGTGAGACGATCGAGCAGGTGGCCTTGCGCGAGGTGCAGGAAGAGACGGGCCTGCAAGTGCGCCTGATCGCCTACATTGGCACGATCTCCTATCGCTTCGTGCGCGACCATATTCGCTATCACAAGCAGGTGCGCCATTTCCTGCTGGAGGCCATTGGCGGCGATATCACGCTACACGACCAGGAGTATGACCGCGTTGGCTGGTTCTCTCTGGGCGAAGCCTGTCGCCTCCTGACATATCAGAACGAGGTCAATATTCTCTACCAGGCGGAGGCCATTTTGCAACGCTGGCTACAACAGCGGCACCGGCAGGAAGGATCTTGTTAG
- a CDS encoding sensor histidine kinase, giving the protein MSRSLTQHFKDLHGQLVILIGSAIRLLGGEAGLFVVANEAFDPQSSEEYTAYQINETAVASLLAHIQRGSLPTPARPFVVERLPSSLLDELDLFADFIGPDPQPESAPSQAQARSSQKRDSSDPGSSRQIQAYERCSLILHDQSGLVGMLHYLRPAGSSSCLENDAIRFALFRAQLAASMRFALKAQSLVREQERLAAIFQYSTDGILTVDHAFRIIDFNPAMERLTGWRESEVLGRFYYDVLRPKDRQGNDLGLENSPILQAFAGKPVVNREIQITARDGQRFSVSVSASCVHSARGEPMNGILTVRDITREREQEEQRSMFISVISHELQTPIAIIKGYASTLARTDATFDREALRARLLAIEEEADRLNKLVGNLLYASRIEAGGLHMEIAPLDLEPLIQGVVRRFQARSPDVDIKVQLPPNLPLVMADRDRIEEVLENLLDNAMKYSPRQRTVTVSCSTVGDEVIVSVSDQGMGISLRDQERLFQRFQRLNHPSTSGRPGAGLGLYICRAIIEAHGGRIWVESALHQGSTFSFSLPRKEKAQLPMVVF; this is encoded by the coding sequence ATGTCCCGATCCCTGACGCAGCACTTCAAGGACTTGCATGGCCAACTCGTGATTCTCATCGGGAGTGCCATCCGCCTCCTGGGTGGAGAGGCTGGCCTCTTTGTGGTGGCCAACGAAGCCTTCGACCCCCAGAGCAGCGAAGAATACACGGCCTACCAGATCAACGAGACAGCGGTCGCGAGCCTGCTGGCCCACATCCAACGTGGATCGCTGCCCACACCAGCCCGGCCTTTTGTCGTTGAGCGCCTGCCGTCCTCGCTCCTGGATGAGCTGGATCTCTTTGCCGATTTCATCGGTCCTGATCCTCAACCTGAGAGCGCCCCCTCCCAGGCCCAGGCCCGTAGCAGCCAGAAGCGTGACAGCTCCGACCCGGGCAGCAGCCGCCAGATCCAGGCGTATGAGCGCTGCTCGCTGATTCTCCACGATCAGAGCGGCCTGGTGGGAATGCTGCACTACCTCCGCCCCGCCGGCAGCAGCTCCTGCCTGGAGAACGATGCGATTCGCTTCGCCCTCTTCCGGGCTCAGCTGGCCGCCAGCATGCGCTTCGCCCTCAAAGCGCAGTCGCTGGTACGCGAGCAGGAGCGCCTGGCGGCCATCTTCCAGTACAGCACCGATGGCATCCTCACCGTTGACCACGCCTTTCGCATCATCGATTTCAATCCAGCAATGGAGCGACTGACGGGCTGGCGCGAAAGCGAGGTGCTGGGCCGCTTTTATTACGATGTGCTGCGCCCCAAGGATCGGCAAGGGAACGATCTGGGCCTGGAGAATTCACCGATCCTCCAGGCCTTTGCGGGTAAGCCCGTCGTCAATCGCGAGATTCAGATCACGGCGCGCGACGGCCAGCGCTTCAGCGTCAGCGTCTCAGCCTCCTGCGTCCATTCAGCACGCGGCGAGCCGATGAACGGTATCTTGACCGTGCGCGACATCACGCGCGAGCGCGAACAAGAAGAGCAGCGTTCCATGTTCATCTCCGTCATCTCCCACGAGCTGCAGACGCCGATCGCCATCATCAAAGGCTACGCCTCAACGCTGGCCCGTACCGACGCCACCTTTGACCGCGAGGCACTGCGCGCGCGCCTCCTGGCCATCGAAGAGGAGGCCGATCGCCTCAATAAGTTGGTCGGGAACCTGCTCTACGCCTCGCGCATCGAAGCGGGCGGCCTGCATATGGAGATTGCCCCCCTGGATCTGGAGCCACTGATTCAGGGCGTCGTGCGACGCTTCCAGGCCAGAAGCCCCGATGTCGACATCAAGGTGCAGCTCCCGCCCAACCTGCCGCTGGTCATGGCCGACCGCGACCGCATCGAGGAGGTGCTGGAGAACCTGCTGGACAACGCCATGAAATACTCGCCGCGGCAGCGCACAGTCACGGTGAGCTGCTCCACGGTGGGCGATGAGGTGATCGTCAGCGTCAGCGATCAGGGCATGGGCATCTCGCTGCGCGACCAGGAGCGGCTTTTCCAGCGCTTCCAGCGTCTCAATCACCCATCGACGTCCGGACGCCCAGGCGCCGGTCTTGGCCTCTATATCTGCCGCGCTATCATTGAGGCCCACGGAGGAAGGATCTGGGTGGAAAGTGCGCTACATCAAGGCTCAACGTTCTCGTTTAGCCTGCCTCGCAAGGAGAAGGCGCAATTGCCTATGGTGGTGTTTTAA
- a CDS encoding immune inhibitor A domain-containing protein — MSTRARGRLSLLREWLGLLTLLLTLVVTGGACSPFGNTASLKTPTSGDVTVGPKLSPTPQNLPALLQAERLLTTAAHPPRDLYSLAQRLKLHDPQPPPQRGRSTPLNAHPGQEDQFWLLNLDTHRYERIRARLVYVTPHVYMYVEDGQSASLTALKSSADLFEERIYPGEHAIFGSEWQPGIDDDVHLTILNAASLGNGVGGYFSSADEYPTAINPYSNEREMIYIDLDTMLPGTADYNSTLAHEFQHMIHWHLHPNDPEWINEGMSLLAQHLNGFSVGGADRAFLSHPNTQLTDWSDDMPAALDHYGAAYLFLAYFAEHYGGYPILKELLSDPADPPLSFDHVLAHHGYKDRFDDVVNKWYLANVIQDDSIDKGDYGYATIQVGVPVPSQSVTGYPFTMLNSIHQYAAEYYTFEPAGQAGNLTLTFNGTPTTPIIANTPYHSHYEWWSNRYDNMDSTLTRSFDLSRLKGQHVTLQFAAWFDLERDYDYAFVEASTDGINWTTLPGRYTTASNPNGGNWGYGYTGTSGGSSPQWVEEQIDLTPYAGQRIQLRFEEVTDDAVNHQGFALAWIRIPELHFEDTLASDNGWVSHGFIRSANVLPEHYNVQALVYEGQDFSVRHFLVNLASGQASVTIPDFGRKVSRVTLVISAWAVATSLPVRYQLTARLGL, encoded by the coding sequence ATGAGCACACGGGCTCGGGGTAGGCTCTCGCTCCTTCGCGAATGGTTGGGCTTACTGACTCTGCTGCTTACACTCGTGGTCACAGGGGGCGCCTGCTCCCCCTTTGGCAATACCGCCTCTCTCAAGACGCCGACGTCCGGCGACGTCACCGTTGGCCCGAAGCTGTCGCCAACGCCCCAGAACCTGCCAGCGCTCCTGCAGGCCGAGCGCTTGCTCACAACCGCGGCCCATCCGCCACGCGATCTCTACAGCCTGGCCCAGCGCCTCAAGCTGCACGACCCGCAGCCGCCGCCACAGCGGGGGCGCAGCACGCCGCTCAACGCTCATCCTGGCCAGGAAGACCAGTTCTGGCTACTCAACCTCGATACCCACCGCTATGAGCGCATTCGTGCCAGGCTGGTCTACGTCACCCCCCACGTCTACATGTACGTCGAGGACGGCCAGAGCGCCAGCCTGACTGCCCTTAAAAGCTCCGCCGACCTCTTTGAAGAGCGCATCTATCCCGGCGAGCACGCCATCTTTGGCAGCGAGTGGCAGCCAGGCATCGACGACGATGTACACCTGACCATCCTGAACGCCGCGAGCCTGGGCAACGGCGTCGGCGGCTACTTTTCTTCCGCCGACGAGTACCCGACCGCCATCAATCCCTACAGCAATGAGCGCGAGATGATCTACATCGACCTCGACACCATGCTGCCGGGGACAGCCGATTACAACAGCACTCTGGCTCACGAATTTCAGCATATGATTCACTGGCATCTTCATCCCAACGATCCCGAGTGGATCAATGAAGGGATGTCCCTGCTGGCTCAGCACCTCAACGGCTTCTCTGTGGGCGGCGCCGACCGCGCCTTCCTCTCTCATCCCAACACGCAGCTCACCGACTGGAGCGACGACATGCCAGCGGCCTTAGACCACTACGGGGCCGCCTATCTCTTCCTGGCCTACTTCGCTGAGCACTATGGTGGCTACCCCATTCTCAAAGAGCTGCTGAGTGATCCCGCCGATCCTCCCCTCAGCTTCGACCATGTTCTGGCCCATCATGGTTATAAGGATCGTTTTGATGACGTAGTAAATAAGTGGTACCTTGCCAATGTCATCCAGGACGATAGCATCGACAAGGGAGACTACGGCTATGCCACCATCCAGGTCGGGGTTCCTGTGCCGTCGCAGTCAGTCACAGGCTATCCTTTTACCATGCTCAACAGCATCCATCAATACGCGGCAGAGTACTACACCTTTGAGCCGGCAGGGCAGGCGGGCAACCTGACCCTGACCTTCAACGGCACGCCTACCACACCCATCATCGCGAACACGCCCTACCATTCGCACTATGAATGGTGGAGCAATCGATATGATAATATGGATAGTACCCTGACTCGCTCCTTTGACCTGAGCAGGCTCAAAGGCCAGCATGTCACCCTGCAATTCGCCGCCTGGTTTGATCTGGAACGCGACTACGACTATGCGTTTGTAGAAGCCTCGACCGATGGGATCAACTGGACAACGCTGCCCGGACGCTACACAACGGCCAGCAATCCCAATGGGGGGAACTGGGGTTATGGCTACACCGGAACCAGCGGCGGGAGCAGTCCGCAATGGGTCGAGGAGCAGATCGACCTGACCCCCTACGCTGGCCAGCGCATCCAGTTGCGCTTCGAGGAGGTCACCGATGATGCAGTGAATCACCAGGGCTTTGCCCTGGCCTGGATACGCATTCCAGAGCTGCATTTCGAGGATACCCTGGCCAGCGACAACGGCTGGGTCAGCCACGGCTTTATCCGCTCAGCGAACGTGCTGCCGGAACACTATAATGTGCAGGCCCTGGTCTATGAGGGCCAGGATTTCAGTGTTCGCCACTTCCTTGTCAACCTGGCCAGCGGCCAGGCCAGCGTGACCATCCCGGATTTTGGCAGGAAGGTCAGCCGGGTCACCCTCGTCATCTCCGCCTGGGCAGTTGCCACCTCGCTCCCGGTCCGCTACCAGCTGACGGCCCGGCTGGGGCTGTAA
- a CDS encoding uroporphyrinogen decarboxylase family protein, producing MNKKERVDAALRGKPVDRVPVSMWGHDYEREWNMQTFVEAMIENFTRYDWDFLKVNPRASYHVEGWKVRVRPSGDKYKPPIFEDTPIKSTADWKRLRPLEPTQGALAEQLRALQLIKYHLGNDAYFVQTIFCPLGVARYLAGNSTEAVLHSIREDRKALHTGLRTILETFITFAIACMEEGASGIFYATNGWAREGLLTQDQYREFGEQYDLEFLDAIKGRSKFTILHNCGPRIYFDLLANYPVHALSWAATLEGNPDLREGKRRSGKAVMGGISEKTVLRTGTPDQVQEEVQRALELTNGEHFILAPGCAVPPDVPPKNLEAVRQMLS from the coding sequence TTGAATAAAAAGGAACGTGTTGACGCCGCTTTGCGCGGTAAACCGGTCGATCGTGTACCAGTGAGCATGTGGGGGCACGACTACGAGCGCGAATGGAACATGCAAACGTTCGTCGAGGCCATGATCGAGAACTTCACGCGCTATGACTGGGACTTCCTGAAGGTCAATCCGCGTGCCTCCTATCATGTCGAGGGCTGGAAGGTCCGTGTGCGCCCCTCCGGCGACAAATATAAGCCGCCGATCTTCGAGGATACTCCCATCAAGAGCACAGCGGACTGGAAGCGGCTGCGCCCGCTGGAGCCGACACAGGGAGCCCTGGCCGAACAGCTACGGGCCTTGCAGCTCATCAAGTACCATCTCGGGAACGACGCCTACTTTGTCCAGACGATTTTCTGCCCGCTGGGCGTGGCCAGGTACCTGGCTGGCAACAGCACAGAGGCGGTGCTACATAGCATCCGCGAAGATCGCAAGGCCCTCCATACGGGCCTGCGCACGATCCTGGAAACCTTTATCACTTTCGCCATCGCTTGCATGGAAGAGGGAGCCAGCGGCATCTTCTATGCAACCAACGGCTGGGCCCGCGAGGGTCTGCTCACCCAGGATCAGTACCGCGAGTTTGGTGAACAGTATGACCTGGAGTTCCTGGACGCTATCAAGGGACGCAGCAAGTTCACCATCCTGCATAACTGTGGCCCCCGCATCTACTTTGACCTGCTGGCCAACTACCCCGTCCACGCTCTGAGCTGGGCCGCTACCCTGGAGGGAAATCCCGATCTGCGCGAAGGGAAGCGCCGCTCAGGGAAAGCGGTCATGGGCGGCATCAGCGAAAAAACCGTGCTGCGCACCGGTACCCCGGATCAGGTGCAAGAGGAGGTGCAGAGGGCTTTAGAGCTGACCAACGGCGAGCACTTTATCCTGGCCCCAGGCTGCGCCGTCCCCCCCGATGTGCCTCCCAAAAATCTGGAGGCAGTCCGACAGATGCTGTCTTGA
- a CDS encoding response regulator transcription factor, whose amino-acid sequence MEKENFDHRDITILIVDDEPRIRDLVRMNLELEHYHVLEASSGEEALEQLRENLPDLIVLDVMMPDMDGFETLRQIREVSTVPVIMLTVRQDEHDRIRGLDLGADDYIAKPFSPRELLSRIRALLRRAFMPPPARKTEIVVDKDLKIDFARREVIVRGQKVTLRPTEYRLLYHLVNNAGRLLTHETLLSKVWGREYRDEAHYLRLYITYLRQKIEKDPAHPQYILTERGVGYRFKELEG is encoded by the coding sequence ATGGAGAAGGAAAATTTCGATCACCGTGATATCACCATTCTCATTGTTGATGATGAACCGCGTATCCGTGATCTTGTGCGTATGAATCTAGAGTTAGAGCACTATCATGTACTGGAGGCAAGTAGTGGAGAGGAGGCCCTGGAGCAACTGCGCGAAAACTTGCCCGATCTCATTGTCCTTGATGTCATGATGCCAGACATGGATGGCTTTGAGACCCTGCGCCAGATCCGTGAGGTCTCGACCGTTCCGGTGATCATGCTGACGGTGCGCCAGGACGAACACGACCGCATTCGCGGCCTGGACCTGGGAGCCGATGACTATATTGCCAAGCCCTTCAGTCCACGTGAGCTACTCTCGCGCATCCGGGCCTTGCTGCGCCGGGCTTTCATGCCGCCGCCGGCGCGCAAGACCGAGATTGTTGTCGACAAGGACCTCAAGATCGACTTCGCCAGGCGAGAGGTCATTGTCCGCGGCCAGAAGGTCACCTTGCGTCCCACTGAATACCGTCTGCTTTACCATCTCGTCAACAATGCCGGGCGGCTTCTCACCCACGAGACGCTACTCTCCAAGGTCTGGGGACGGGAATATCGAGACGAGGCCCATTATCTGCGGCTGTACATTACCTATCTGCGGCAGAAGATTGAGAAAGATCCTGCTCACCCCCAATACATCCTGACAGAGCGGGGCGTAGGCTATCGCTTCAAGGAACTGGAGGGCTAA